The genomic window ATAGATGTGTTGAATACTGTTTCATGACATTCCAAATAAACCATTGTAACAAGATGTTGATCAGTCAAACTAGGCTCAGTAGAGTAATCTTATTTGAAAAGAGTGTGCACATacgttgcgtgtgtgtgtgtgtgtgtgtgtgtgtgtgtgtgtgtgtgtgtgtgtgtgtgtgtttgtgtgacggtgtgtgtgtgtgtgtgtgtttgtttggttgttgaaCAGAGGGAAGATGTATTTAGCCCAAGACTAGGCTATCATGCTGTTCTGGTGCAAGGGACTTAATTTAGACTTCATAAACTGAAAGCTTGTACTGGTTATTTCCCCTGCACTGTCTGCGTACTCTCCCATACTCGCGTCAGTCTGCGTCATCAGTCTGAGTCAGTGCATAATTATTTGGATATTTGTACCGTAACACACAATGAGACTTATTTTATTATTGAACAAAACGAATTGTGCATGTAATAGTAAACACTCGACAGCGCCAGCAGAACTTGAACGAGTGCGTGAACGAGTAAACATACTTCAAACGCATCATAAACAATGGAAGCGGCCCCCTTTTCCGTAAGAACGCACAAAACTAACCAAACACAATGTTACATAAAAAGGGTGGGAATggggtgtaggggggggggggcgggggaggtGGGGGAAGAGAGTTTGAATGGGGATAATTATCACGGACGATATGAACGGAAAATCAAGAGTAAAGTCTAAAACGGGGGGTATACAaaaggtgtgtgagtgtggggttccactgtaactgtATCAACCGATAATTATTGCTAGCAAAAAGAAAACCTCTTCCGAAGAACCCCATTTACCCCTGGCCATCATTCCATTCCATTCCATTCCATTCATCAAAAAACGCAGGCTGACCAAAACAAACGATGTAGAGCTTTAATTCTTAGTGCAGTACATTTGCTTTAACAATGCTTGCAAATTGAATAGAAACGTCTATGCGCTAACTAAACATAGCAACGTCTTTGATATTTAACTCTTTTTTGTTATTAAAACTATTCCAGCTACAACATTCTTGTTAAATCTGCACACGTCAGATATTGAGGAAAAAAACACCTAGCTAACAGTATTGTGTTGTTGTCGTAGTTTTCCAGGTGCACAGCATTCTGACAAAAAGACGCAAAACAAAAATACGACACCCACACACCATgaacacaagaaaacaaaactaatACTGAACAACGCTGAACAGGGGATCCTGGTATAaactaagtttgtttgtttgtttgtttgtttgttgattctaCACATCAGGGAATGACACACCGCTcgaaattaaataaaaaaaatcgacTCCTGCTTCGAACGAGAAAGCGGGACTGTGCTGGGATAGGCGACAGTTGGATTAAGCTGCTAATTCGAAAACTATCGGAATAAACTAAGACTACTTAACAAACACATTGAACACGAACAGCGACACTATCCACCTTACTAAACCGGACCTATCCAGTCTATAATAATCCAAGCCTACCCATCCACCCAAACCAAATCACCAGCCCTGGACTGAGGGTGCACGACACTAAACTGGTTGCCATCCAAATGGGTGGTACGCAGCCgcagggtctgattggttgaaattgagacgTGTTGTGTTTGCAACTAGTCAGACCCCGCGGCTTGTTCCCACCGTGTTGGGTGACACCTGGTTTCGCTTCGAGCACCTCAGTCCATCCACCCAACCAGAACACCAGgcctatccatccatccaagccagccagccagctcaGCAGAAGGGCCTGCCAGCCGTCCTTGGTGTGAGCTTGTCGTTGCAGCAGAGACTGAAGACGAAGTCGAAGGACAGGGTTCCGCAGCAGGCCGGTCTCAGCCCCTGGCGTTTCTGCAGGGTGTTCTGACAGCAGATGTGGTCCCTGGCGCTGTACCGCCTTCCTCCGCAGACTGTGTGTTGGACAGACAATGCAGCAGTTATGATATGAGACAGAATGGTGGACtccccgctccccccccccccccccatctttaGAGACGCGGAACAAATTTGAGAAAAATAGATTCTTTAAAGAAGGAAGCCTGAAGTGAATGTAAATTTaaagattttattttgtatAATTATTACTTAGATTTAAAACCAcaaaaaggggaggggggggggggtaagtaaATGCTGACTGTTTGCTGCCAGAGGCAAGAGAAGGCCTGGAGTTGGCTGAGGTCCCAGCTGGGTCGTCTTAGGGCAGTGCTGTGAATGGTCAATTTAGGGAATGTTGGGCCGATGGAACAAAGGGGCTTGATATTTTTGGGTATTTGGTATGTCTTGCGTGCGTGTACGAGTATTCGGATGCTCAAtcttagcatataaccacgttatgtcccaaaCAGAttctagttctggggacagacaaaaaagaagttagcatagcatagtaTAGCGGAACTCACTGTTGTCGCCAGTCTTCTTGTGGTTGGCCCAGGGGCTCTTCTGGTAGCGGGGCCGGGGGGTCCAGCGGGTCCAGGGGGTGGGGCCAGGACCGCCGTGGCTCCGCCCCTTGTGCATCTCATTACGGTTGAGGATCCCACCCTGGTTGCTGCGCTGGCCCTTGCCGTTCTGGCCCCCGTGCTGCGCGTGCTGGGGGTGGAGGGGCTTGTGAGGGGGGTGGTGGGGCTTGGGGCGGGGGACCTTGTCGGGGAGGCGGGAGAGGGTGTGGATCTGCTCCTGCTGGATGTGCTGCAGCTCGATCTTGGCCTTCTCCTGAGCGCGGTGGTTGGCCGCCTGGATCAGCAGCGGGTTCTCCACCTGCTGGGCCATGGTCAAGGCTGACAGACAGAAGCTGAGGAGGAGGAGCGTCGTTGTGGGCGTGCCCATTGTTGCTTCTTTTAtcagcgttttttttttttttttttttttttggggggggggggggggggttgtcgtgttgtgtgtgtgttcggtttttgattttgtttcgtTGTTGCTGGATTTTCTTCCCGAACAAAGCAATAAATGTGTCCAGAACCTTCTCTCGAATTTCTTGGCTCTTTGTCTCCCACTAGAACACAGGTGCCTCAAGGGCGACGATCctgaaaaggaaacaaaaacaagtgagATATGGAC from Littorina saxatilis isolate snail1 linkage group LG4, US_GU_Lsax_2.0, whole genome shotgun sequence includes these protein-coding regions:
- the LOC138964904 gene encoding uncharacterized protein, which produces MGTPTTTLLLLSFCLSALTMAQQVENPLLIQAANHRAQEKAKIELQHIQQEQIHTLSRLPDKVPRPKPHHPPHKPLHPQHAQHGGQNGKGQRSNQGGILNRNEMHKGRSHGGPGPTPWTRWTPRPRYQKSPWANHKKTGDNICGGRRYSARDHICCQNTLQKRQGLRPACCGTLSFDFVFSLCCNDKLTPRTAGRPFC